A single Bacteroidota bacterium DNA region contains:
- the iadA gene encoding beta-aspartyl-peptidase, which yields MLTLFKNAQVYSPRYLGVKDILIGGKSILAISDHIELPSGMVEQTIDCTGLWLVPGLIDSHVHITGGGGEGGPASRMPELQLKMMLEAGVTTVIGCLGTDGITRTVESVLMKVKTVRAQGVSAWMYTGAYQVPPPTITGEIQKDIALFEEIIGVGEVAISDHRSSVPTIAELARIAAHARVAGMIGGKAGIVNLHMGDARDPFRPIHEVVANSELGYKQFLPTHCNRNNYIFEDAKAYGKKGYVDITTSSYPYYADEEIKPSNALKQLLDSGVPLDHITFTSDACGSLPGFDPETGKLIKIEMGLPSSILREIKAAVLVDGVPLEQVLQVATSNPADILKLPGKGYIRDGYDADLLLLDPEFNIVHLMAMGKIMTW from the coding sequence ATGCTAACATTGTTTAAAAATGCACAGGTATATAGTCCGCGGTATCTTGGTGTAAAGGATATTCTTATCGGCGGTAAAAGCATTCTGGCCATTTCAGATCATATTGAGCTTCCTTCAGGCATGGTGGAGCAAACGATTGATTGCACCGGGCTATGGCTTGTGCCCGGGCTCATTGATTCACACGTGCATATTACAGGAGGGGGTGGCGAAGGAGGCCCTGCCAGCCGCATGCCCGAACTGCAGTTAAAAATGATGCTGGAGGCCGGCGTAACCACGGTGATCGGATGCCTCGGAACGGATGGGATTACACGAACTGTAGAAAGTGTGCTGATGAAGGTGAAGACCGTACGGGCACAAGGAGTCTCAGCCTGGATGTATACCGGGGCTTATCAGGTACCACCTCCCACTATAACAGGAGAAATCCAGAAAGATATTGCCCTTTTTGAAGAGATCATCGGAGTAGGAGAAGTCGCCATTTCCGATCATCGTTCTTCAGTACCCACCATCGCTGAATTAGCCCGGATTGCAGCCCATGCACGCGTGGCAGGGATGATTGGAGGGAAGGCCGGTATTGTTAACCTGCATATGGGAGATGCCCGCGATCCTTTCAGACCGATCCATGAGGTGGTTGCCAATAGTGAGCTGGGATATAAACAATTCCTGCCTACCCATTGTAACCGTAACAATTACATTTTCGAGGATGCCAAAGCATATGGGAAGAAGGGCTATGTCGATATCACAACCAGCTCCTATCCATATTATGCAGATGAAGAAATAAAACCGTCAAACGCTTTAAAACAATTGCTCGACAGTGGTGTTCCCCTGGATCATATTACCTTCACCTCAGATGCCTGTGGCTCTTTGCCGGGATTCGATCCTGAAACAGGGAAGCTGATAAAAATTGAGATGGGGTTGCCTTCTTCGATCCTGCGGGAAATAAAAGCGGCTGTTTTGGTGGATGGAGTGCCCCTGGAACAAGTATTACAGGTAGCTACATCAAATCCTGCTGATATCCTGAAATTACCAGGTAAAGGTTATATCAGGGATGGATACGATGCTGATCTGCTTTTACTTGATCCGGAATTCAATATTGTCCACCTGATGGCTATGGGAAAGATAATGACCTGGTAA